One Lachnospiraceae bacterium C1.1 genomic region harbors:
- the murB gene encoding UDP-N-acetylmuramate dehydrogenase, producing MNEYFIEYVKKILPAERIRIDEPMSKHTTFRVGGPADLFVQPESKEELAAIIKYLAVSEREYFILGNGSNLLVGDHGYRGTVVKISKGFDTIETDGIRIKAGGGAMLSKVAASALADSLSGFEFASGIPGTVGGAMVMNAGAYGGEMKDIVESVETVTEDGDELVLSNDEMQFAYRKSMLRKAKLVVTSVTFRLEKGDQADILSKMEEFKASRIKKQPLEYPSAGSTFKRPEGYFAGKLIMDAGLSGYTIGGAQVSPKHCGFVINIGNACSADIRDLIIEVQEKVRDRFHVKLEPEVCIIGDF from the coding sequence ATGAATGAGTATTTTATTGAATATGTAAAGAAAATTTTACCGGCTGAAAGAATTAGAATTGATGAGCCGATGAGCAAACATACTACATTTCGTGTAGGTGGGCCTGCTGATCTTTTTGTTCAGCCGGAGAGTAAAGAAGAACTTGCAGCGATCATTAAATATCTTGCTGTTTCTGAAAGAGAATATTTTATTCTCGGAAACGGCAGCAATCTTCTTGTTGGAGATCATGGATACCGCGGAACTGTTGTAAAGATCTCAAAAGGTTTCGATACAATAGAGACAGATGGTATCAGAATAAAAGCCGGTGGGGGAGCAATGCTTTCGAAGGTTGCGGCGTCAGCGCTAGCTGATTCCCTCAGCGGTTTTGAATTTGCATCGGGAATTCCCGGTACAGTAGGCGGAGCAATGGTTATGAATGCGGGCGCCTACGGAGGAGAAATGAAAGATATAGTTGAATCTGTTGAAACCGTTACGGAAGATGGAGATGAACTTGTTCTTTCAAATGATGAAATGCAGTTTGCTTACAGAAAGAGCATGCTGAGAAAGGCAAAGCTTGTGGTAACATCTGTAACATTCCGCCTCGAGAAGGGAGATCAGGCTGATATCCTTTCGAAGATGGAAGAGTTTAAGGCCAGCAGGATAAAGAAACAGCCGCTTGAATATCCGAGTGCGGGATCGACTTTTAAGCGTCCTGAGGGATATTTTGCAGGGAAGCTTATCATGGATGCCGGTCTTTCAGGGTACACCATAGGCGGAGCACAGGTTTCTCCAAAACACTGCGGATTTGTTATAAATATAGGAAATGCATGTTCCGCAGATATCAGGGATTTGATAATAGAAGTACAGGAAAAGGTCAGGGATCGCTTTCATGTAAAGC
- a CDS encoding ROK family protein, translating into MKEFAIGVDVGGTSVKMGLFTYKGELKEKWSIPTNVSDDGKRIIPDIAASIKKKMAERNLTEADIEGVGIGLPGPVDDSGVIRKAVNLHWNKTFNVAGQLSDLLDGMKVKAGNDANVAALGECWAGSGKGYNDLVMVTLGTGIGGGVIINGKILAGDTGAAGEIGHIHVNDDEEVKCNCGNCGCLEQYASATGIVRLLERELEASNDDSVMRTKKHTAKDVWDAVEEGDALAIRVAEKFGAYLGKALAGIAAVLNPELIVIGGGVSLSGDVIMPFIENNFKKTVFHASRETKFTRAELGNDGGIYGAAKLVL; encoded by the coding sequence ATGAAAGAGTTTGCAATCGGAGTTGATGTGGGGGGGACATCGGTAAAAATGGGGCTTTTCACCTATAAGGGTGAATTAAAGGAAAAATGGAGCATTCCTACTAATGTATCGGATGATGGTAAACGTATAATTCCGGATATAGCAGCGTCCATAAAAAAGAAAATGGCAGAAAGAAATCTTACGGAAGCTGATATTGAGGGTGTAGGAATCGGTCTTCCCGGTCCGGTTGATGATTCAGGAGTAATACGTAAGGCAGTTAATCTTCATTGGAACAAAACATTTAATGTTGCAGGACAGCTTTCGGATCTCCTTGACGGAATGAAAGTAAAGGCAGGAAATGATGCAAATGTTGCAGCATTGGGTGAGTGCTGGGCAGGAAGCGGAAAAGGTTACAATGATCTTGTAATGGTAACACTCGGAACAGGTATAGGTGGAGGCGTTATCATTAATGGCAAGATCCTCGCCGGAGATACAGGTGCTGCCGGAGAAATCGGTCATATACATGTGAATGACGATGAAGAAGTAAAGTGCAACTGCGGAAACTGCGGTTGTCTTGAGCAGTATGCGTCTGCAACCGGTATAGTACGTCTTCTCGAGAGAGAGCTTGAAGCTTCCAATGATGACAGTGTTATGAGAACAAAGAAGCATACTGCAAAAGATGTATGGGATGCCGTAGAAGAGGGTGATGCTCTTGCAATCCGTGTTGCCGAAAAATTTGGAGCATATCTCGGGAAGGCTCTTGCAGGAATCGCAGCAGTACTCAATCCGGAGCTTATAGTTATCGGAGGAGGTGTTAGTCTTTCGGGTGATGTGATAATGCCTTTCATCGAGAATAATTTTAAGAAAACTGTATTTCATGCGAGTCGCGAAACAAAGTTTACAAGGGCAGAACTTGGAAATGACGGGGGAATTTATGGAGCAGCAAAGCTTGTGCTCTGA
- a CDS encoding ECF transporter S component has translation MRSTAVVNSAAENAQARTKYMVELALMVAITLVMAMTPLGYFKTPGLSITLLTIPVSIAAIMLGPLGGAVCGTAFGITSFINGFSGAFASLISINIFGFFCMTIVARCLEGFLTGLIFKSLHAIKPASKFSFFVSSLACPLLNTLLFMGSLVLFFYNAPVIQGFVDALGVSNPLTFVFAFVGTQGAIEAIVCCLVATALSQTLYKVFRKQA, from the coding sequence ATGAGATCAACAGCAGTAGTAAACAGCGCAGCAGAAAATGCGCAGGCAAGAACGAAGTACATGGTAGAGCTTGCACTTATGGTTGCCATCACACTCGTTATGGCCATGACGCCCCTCGGATATTTTAAGACACCGGGTCTGTCCATAACATTACTTACAATTCCGGTATCAATAGCCGCAATCATGCTTGGCCCCCTTGGTGGTGCAGTTTGTGGAACAGCCTTCGGAATTACTTCATTCATAAACGGATTTTCCGGAGCGTTTGCTTCACTTATAAGCATTAATATTTTCGGATTTTTCTGCATGACAATAGTTGCACGCTGCCTTGAAGGTTTTCTTACAGGTCTTATTTTTAAGAGCCTTCACGCTATCAAGCCTGCATCTAAATTTTCATTCTTTGTATCAAGCCTTGCTTGTCCTTTGCTTAATACTCTGCTCTTCATGGGTTCATTAGTACTGTTCTTCTATAATGCACCTGTTATCCAGGGCTTTGTAGATGCTTTAGGAGTATCCAATCCTCTTACATTTGTTTTTGCATTTGTAGGAACACAGGGTGCAATCGAAGCTATCGTATGCTGCCTCGTAGCAACAGCGCTTTCTCAAACGCTCTACAAAGTATTCAGAAAACAGGCATAA
- the galE gene encoding UDP-glucose 4-epimerase GalE produces MAILLTGGAGYIGSHTLVELLNGGYDAIVMDNYSNSSPEALKRVEELTGKKVKSYNADISSREDLEKIFSENDIQEVINFASLKAVGESVEKPWEYYNNNIGGTLTLLDVMRKHGAKNFVFSSSATVYGDPAVIPITEECPKGTCTNPYGWTKWMLEQILIDMQKADPSWNMVILRYFNPIGAHKSGRIGENPNGRPNNLMPYITQVAVGKLPELGVFGDDYDTPDGTGVRDYLHVVDLAKAHVKAIDKLRTAPGCFICNLGTGHGYSVLDLVKTFEKVNDIKIPYSIKPRRAGDIATCYCSPEKAEKELGWKAELGVEDMCRDSWNFQKNNPNGYES; encoded by the coding sequence ATGGCAATACTTTTAACCGGTGGAGCCGGATATATCGGTTCACATACTTTGGTAGAGCTTTTAAATGGCGGATATGATGCAATTGTAATGGATAATTACTCTAATTCATCACCGGAAGCACTTAAAAGAGTTGAAGAGCTTACAGGCAAAAAAGTAAAGAGCTATAATGCAGATATAAGTTCCAGAGAGGATCTTGAAAAGATCTTTTCAGAAAATGATATCCAGGAAGTTATTAATTTTGCTTCACTTAAGGCTGTAGGTGAATCCGTTGAAAAGCCCTGGGAATATTATAACAACAATATCGGAGGAACACTTACACTTCTTGATGTAATGAGAAAGCACGGAGCAAAGAACTTTGTATTCTCTTCATCAGCTACAGTTTACGGTGATCCTGCAGTAATCCCGATTACAGAGGAATGCCCGAAGGGAACATGTACAAATCCGTATGGATGGACAAAATGGATGCTTGAGCAGATCCTTATCGATATGCAGAAGGCTGATCCGAGCTGGAACATGGTAATTCTTCGTTACTTCAATCCGATAGGTGCCCATAAATCCGGAAGGATTGGTGAGAACCCGAACGGCAGACCTAATAATCTCATGCCTTATATTACACAGGTTGCAGTAGGTAAGCTTCCTGAGCTTGGAGTATTTGGCGATGATTATGATACTCCGGATGGAACAGGTGTAAGAGATTATCTTCATGTAGTTGATCTTGCAAAGGCTCATGTTAAGGCTATAGACAAGCTCAGAACAGCTCCCGGATGCTTTATATGCAACCTTGGAACCGGACATGGTTATTCTGTACTTGATCTTGTTAAGACCTTTGAAAAGGTTAATGACATTAAAATTCCGTATAGCATTAAGCCAAGACGTGCAGGAGATATTGCAACATGCTACTGCTCACCGGAAAAGGCAGAGAAGGAACTTGGCTGGAAAGCAGAGCTCGGGGTTGAGGATATGTGCCGCGATTCATGGAATTTCCAGAAGAATAACCCGAATGGATATGAGTCATAA
- the hprK gene encoding HPr(Ser) kinase/phosphatase has protein sequence MATVALKSFIEKMELVNLTPEIDIEKAVIGSPEINRPALQLTGFFEHFDTGRVEIIGFVEYSYMQQMDEEKREEIYSRLLDPSVPAFIFCRDLEPDETFMKHALNNGVPVLKTSKSTSDCMAQIIRWLNAKLAPCISIHGVLVDVDGEGVLITGESGIGKSEAALELIKRGHRLISDDVVEIRKVSDDSLIGSAPDITKHFIELRGIGIVDVKALFGAISVKDSEEISLVIKLEDWDREKEYDRLGLEEEYTEYLGVKLVCHSIPIRPGRNLAIICETAAINYRQKKMGYNAAKELYKRVQENLAKRNEE, from the coding sequence ATGGCAACGGTTGCGTTGAAGAGCTTCATTGAGAAGATGGAACTCGTTAATCTTACACCGGAAATAGATATAGAGAAGGCTGTTATCGGTTCACCTGAGATTAACAGACCCGCGCTGCAGCTTACCGGCTTTTTTGAGCATTTTGATACGGGAAGAGTCGAGATAATCGGATTTGTAGAATATTCCTATATGCAGCAGATGGATGAAGAAAAACGAGAAGAGATATATTCAAGATTACTGGATCCTTCGGTTCCGGCTTTTATTTTCTGCAGAGATTTAGAGCCGGATGAGACATTTATGAAGCATGCACTCAATAATGGTGTACCGGTTTTGAAAACTTCAAAATCCACATCAGACTGTATGGCACAGATCATTAGATGGCTGAATGCAAAGCTTGCACCGTGTATTTCAATTCACGGAGTTCTTGTAGATGTTGATGGTGAAGGTGTTCTTATAACAGGTGAGAGCGGAATCGGAAAAAGTGAGGCAGCTCTGGAACTTATAAAAAGAGGACATCGTCTCATATCTGATGACGTAGTTGAGATCAGAAAGGTTTCTGATGATTCACTTATCGGATCCGCACCGGATATCACAAAGCATTTTATCGAACTTAGAGGAATCGGAATCGTTGATGTTAAGGCTCTTTTTGGTGCCATAAGTGTTAAGGATTCAGAGGAAATAAGTCTTGTTATCAAACTTGAAGACTGGGACAGAGAGAAAGAATATGACAGACTTGGTCTTGAAGAAGAATACACAGAATATCTCGGCGTAAAACTGGTATGTCACTCAATACCGATAAGACCGGGACGAAATCTTGCAATAATATGTGAAACTGCTGCTATTAATTACAGGCAGAAAAAGATGGGATATAATGCCGCTAAGGAATTATATAAGAGAGTACAGGAAAATTTGGCTAAAAGAAACGAGGAGTAA
- a CDS encoding sugar phosphate nucleotidyltransferase codes for MIQEKPTLVIMAAGMGSRYGGLKQIDPVDAEGDKIIDFSIFDSQKAGFGKVIFVIKEETREAFEESVVKRLNGKVETAFAYQKLENLPEGFSVPEGREKPWGTAQAVLAAKDLIDGSFAVINADDFYGREAYVKMADFLKNTEDDEKYRYAMVGFILKNTLTENGYVSRGICSVSEDGCLSDVVERTQIEKDGDKAKFTEDGGNSWTALSGNEVVSMNFWGFGKSILPELEEAFKDFLTKLPEAPNPLKAECYLPSVVDSLIKKDKASAKVLESADRWFGVTYKEDKAKVREEIEKLKDAGVYPRNLWD; via the coding sequence ATGATTCAGGAAAAACCAACACTTGTTATAATGGCAGCAGGAATGGGATCACGTTACGGTGGTCTTAAACAGATCGATCCGGTTGATGCAGAAGGAGATAAAATAATCGATTTTTCCATATTCGATTCACAAAAGGCAGGATTCGGCAAGGTTATTTTTGTTATAAAAGAAGAAACAAGAGAGGCCTTCGAGGAAAGCGTAGTGAAGAGACTTAACGGAAAAGTTGAGACAGCTTTTGCTTATCAGAAACTGGAAAATCTTCCGGAGGGCTTTTCGGTTCCGGAGGGAAGGGAAAAACCCTGGGGTACGGCACAGGCAGTATTGGCCGCAAAAGATTTGATCGATGGAAGTTTTGCAGTGATCAATGCAGATGATTTTTATGGAAGAGAAGCATATGTAAAAATGGCGGATTTCCTTAAAAATACTGAGGATGATGAAAAATACCGCTATGCAATGGTAGGCTTTATCCTTAAAAACACACTGACAGAAAATGGTTATGTTTCAAGAGGTATCTGCAGTGTTTCAGAGGACGGATGTCTTTCAGATGTCGTTGAACGTACTCAGATAGAAAAGGATGGAGATAAGGCAAAATTCACGGAAGATGGTGGAAATAGCTGGACAGCACTCAGTGGAAATGAAGTGGTTTCAATGAATTTCTGGGGATTTGGAAAATCTATTCTTCCGGAACTTGAAGAGGCTTTTAAGGACTTTCTTACTAAACTTCCTGAGGCTCCAAATCCGCTTAAGGCTGAATGTTATCTTCCTTCAGTCGTTGATTCTCTTATAAAGAAGGATAAGGCAAGTGCAAAGGTTCTCGAATCGGCAGACCGCTGGTTTGGTGTAACATATAAAGAAGATAAGGCAAAAGTAAGAGAAGAAATCGAAAAGCTTAAAGATGCAGGAGTATACCCGAGAAATCTTTGGGACTGA
- the ftsH gene encoding ATP-dependent zinc metalloprotease FtsH: MIIATIVTLLCMNLLSSVVTSSTTEEISYSQFLNMVEEGLVDEVEIDSDRIIIYPKSSGSEQSIGGIGISPLRKTYYTGVINDIHLVERLKAAGVNFKGEVPDISATLLLIFLNYILPIIVVFIILHLATRRIGGGSGGIMGVGKSNAKVYVQKETGVTFKDVAGQDEAKESLQEVVDFLHNPGKYVKIGARLPKGALLVGPPGTGKTLLAKAVAGEAHVPFFSLAGSDFVEMFVGVGASRVRDLFREADKNAPCIIFIDEIDAIGKSRDSRYGGGNDEREQTLNQLLAEMDGFDSSKGILILGATNRPETLDKALLRPGRFDRRIIVDKPDLKGRVETLKVHAKDVKMDESVDFDAVALATSGAVGSDLANMVNEAAINAVKANREFVNQKDLLDAVEVVLVGKEKKDRIMSQKERKIVSYHEIGHALVSALQKNSEPIQKITIIPRTMGALGYVMNVPEEEKYLESKDELHDMIVSLVGGRAAEEIVFDTVTTGAANDIEKATSLAKNMVTRYGMSERFGLMGLARVEDQYLSGRTVMDCSDETVAGVDEEVAKILREAYEEAKGLLSENRELLDKLAGFLIEKETITGKEFMKIFRAEKGIEEPEESEEEKKAETANDDKAGAVETSQHINLTADDSAEEKKAPELQQNNSPWGFNPNTIPSAGDNKTAEDSTDSKSEDKDNRPGTGSVL; encoded by the coding sequence ATGATAATTGCCACTATTGTGACATTGCTTTGCATGAATTTGCTAAGCTCAGTGGTAACAAGCTCAACAACTGAGGAGATCAGCTACAGCCAGTTTTTGAATATGGTTGAGGAAGGGCTGGTCGATGAGGTTGAGATCGACAGTGACAGGATCATAATTTATCCAAAGAGCTCAGGTTCAGAACAGAGTATTGGAGGAATTGGAATATCGCCTCTGAGAAAAACCTATTATACAGGTGTTATAAACGATATTCACCTTGTAGAGAGATTAAAGGCTGCAGGAGTCAATTTCAAGGGAGAAGTACCGGATATTTCTGCGACACTTCTCTTAATATTCTTAAACTACATACTTCCGATAATTGTAGTATTTATAATTCTTCATCTTGCTACAAGACGTATTGGCGGCGGCTCAGGCGGAATAATGGGCGTCGGAAAGAGTAATGCAAAAGTATACGTACAGAAAGAAACCGGTGTTACTTTTAAGGACGTTGCCGGACAGGATGAAGCTAAGGAATCGCTGCAGGAAGTTGTTGATTTCCTGCATAATCCCGGAAAATATGTAAAGATTGGTGCAAGACTTCCGAAGGGTGCTCTTCTTGTAGGACCTCCCGGAACAGGTAAGACCCTTCTTGCAAAGGCAGTTGCCGGAGAGGCACATGTTCCCTTCTTCTCACTTGCCGGTTCTGATTTCGTAGAGATGTTTGTAGGTGTCGGAGCATCAAGAGTAAGAGACCTCTTCAGAGAGGCTGATAAGAATGCGCCATGTATTATCTTTATTGATGAGATTGATGCGATAGGTAAATCAAGAGATTCAAGATATGGTGGAGGAAATGACGAGAGAGAGCAGACACTAAACCAGCTTCTTGCAGAAATGGATGGCTTTGATTCATCTAAGGGTATTCTTATCCTTGGAGCTACAAACAGACCAGAAACTCTTGATAAGGCACTTCTGAGACCGGGACGTTTTGACAGACGTATAATCGTTGATAAACCGGATCTTAAGGGAAGAGTTGAGACACTCAAAGTTCATGCCAAAGATGTCAAGATGGATGAGAGCGTTGATTTTGATGCAGTAGCTCTTGCAACCAGCGGTGCAGTAGGTTCAGATCTTGCAAATATGGTCAATGAAGCTGCAATCAATGCTGTAAAGGCAAACAGAGAGTTTGTTAATCAGAAGGATCTTCTGGATGCAGTTGAAGTAGTTCTTGTCGGCAAAGAGAAGAAAGACAGGATAATGAGCCAGAAGGAAAGAAAGATAGTATCTTATCATGAGATAGGACACGCGCTTGTATCTGCTCTTCAGAAAAACAGTGAGCCTATACAGAAGATTACTATCATACCGAGAACAATGGGTGCGTTAGGATATGTAATGAATGTGCCTGAGGAAGAAAAATATCTGGAGAGCAAGGATGAGCTTCATGATATGATCGTTTCCCTGGTAGGTGGACGTGCTGCTGAAGAAATTGTCTTTGACACAGTAACAACAGGCGCTGCAAATGATATTGAAAAAGCAACAAGTCTTGCAAAGAATATGGTTACACGTTACGGAATGAGCGAGCGTTTTGGACTCATGGGACTTGCAAGGGTTGAGGATCAGTACCTTAGCGGAAGAACTGTAATGGACTGCTCAGATGAGACTGTAGCAGGTGTTGATGAAGAAGTTGCAAAGATTCTGAGAGAGGCTTATGAAGAGGCTAAGGGACTCTTGAGTGAAAACCGTGAGCTTTTAGATAAACTTGCAGGATTTCTTATTGAAAAGGAGACGATCACCGGTAAGGAATTCATGAAGATCTTCCGAGCTGAAAAGGGTATAGAAGAACCGGAAGAAAGTGAAGAGGAGAAAAAAGCAGAGACAGCTAATGATGATAAAGCCGGCGCAGTTGAGACAAGCCAGCATATAAATCTTACAGCAGATGACTCTGCAGAAGAAAAGAAAGCTCCTGAACTTCAGCAAAATAACTCGCCCTGGGGATTTAATCCGAACACTATACCGTCTGCAGGTGATAATAAGACTGCAGAGGACAGCACAGATTCAAAATCTGAAGATAAAGATAATAGACCGGGAACAGGCAGTGTTTTATAA
- a CDS encoding ribonuclease H family protein produces MAKKKIYVVRKGRKPGFYDSWAECQKNVTGFKGAEFKSFLTMADAEAYMNDERASVDDLDSSKPFAFVDGSFNKPEGRYGWGGFLVENGKRHIIAGHGEDPELASVWNIAGELMGASEAMKKAEELGLSEISILYDYVGIEEWAKENFKTNGKKYVEDYVSLYKKTLDKVDIKFVKVKGHSGIEGNEDADAIARFEAGVSIEEKHRKILEKYNLI; encoded by the coding sequence ATGGCAAAAAAGAAGATTTATGTAGTACGTAAGGGACGTAAACCGGGATTTTATGACAGTTGGGCAGAATGCCAGAAAAATGTCACGGGCTTTAAGGGAGCAGAGTTTAAGTCCTTTTTGACTATGGCTGATGCAGAAGCATATATGAACGATGAAAGAGCCAGCGTTGATGATCTTGACAGCTCTAAGCCTTTTGCTTTTGTAGATGGTTCATTTAATAAGCCTGAAGGAAGATATGGCTGGGGCGGCTTTCTGGTCGAGAACGGTAAAAGACATATTATAGCAGGTCATGGAGAAGACCCTGAGCTTGCATCAGTATGGAATATAGCAGGAGAACTTATGGGTGCTTCGGAAGCTATGAAAAAAGCTGAAGAACTTGGTTTAAGTGAAATTTCGATCCTTTATGATTATGTGGGAATTGAAGAATGGGCAAAGGAAAATTTTAAGACCAACGGGAAAAAATATGTTGAGGACTATGTATCTCTTTATAAGAAAACGTTAGATAAGGTCGATATTAAATTTGTGAAGGTCAAGGGACACTCCGGTATTGAAGGAAATGAAGATGCCGATGCCATTGCCAGATTCGAGGCAGGAGTATCAATAGAAGAAAAACACAGAAAAATATTGGAAAAATATAATCTGATATAA
- the uvrC gene encoding excinuclease ABC subunit UvrC, translated as MEFDIEENLAKLPKKPGVYIMHASDDEIIYVGKAVNLFNRVHSYFRNTKKSPKIQKMVTHINYFEYIITDSELEALVLESNLIKKHRPRYNTMLKDDKSYPYIKVTINEDYPRILFSRKPQGDTGIGRSKAKFFGPYTSAWAVRDTIELINKIYRLRTCNRVLPRDVDKMRPCLNYHINMCQGPCKSGAVDREEYRKSVDGAVDFLNGNYKPILDMLEDRMMKASDEMRYEDAASWRDLLNSVKAVAQKQKITAASDAQDRDVIASYAEGEDAVVQIFFVRNGRLVGRDHHYMTGVADRTTADIQNSFIKQFYAGTPFIPREIMVEAELEDMAVIEEWLSKKRGGRVSLLVPKRGMKERLVKLAKKNAELILSTDMEKLKKDNERTIGAAQELADLIGIENARRIESYDISNISGFESVGSMVVFENGRAKKSDYRKFRIKGVEGPNDYASMEEVLTRRFERLLKSTENEEVDDDAVIGDSFSNFPDLILMDGGKGQVNIALDVLAKLNLDIPVAGMVKDDTHSTRGIYYENIEQPIDTHSESFRLVTRIQDETHRFAITYHRSLHAKGQLHSLLDDIQGIGETRRKALMKAFGSIEAIREAEEKELAEVDGMNARAAEAVYEFFHKEKDR; from the coding sequence ATGGAATTTGATATAGAAGAAAATCTTGCAAAACTGCCTAAGAAGCCGGGAGTTTATATAATGCATGCCTCCGACGATGAGATCATTTATGTCGGAAAGGCGGTTAATCTTTTCAACAGGGTACATTCTTATTTCAGAAATACAAAGAAAAGCCCAAAGATTCAGAAGATGGTGACACATATCAACTATTTTGAGTATATAATCACCGACTCGGAGCTCGAGGCACTGGTACTGGAAAGTAATCTTATAAAAAAGCATCGTCCGCGTTATAATACAATGCTTAAGGATGATAAGAGCTATCCATACATAAAAGTAACAATAAATGAGGACTATCCGAGAATACTTTTTTCAAGAAAGCCGCAGGGAGATACCGGGATTGGCCGGTCGAAGGCAAAATTCTTCGGTCCTTATACCTCAGCATGGGCGGTACGTGACACGATAGAACTGATAAATAAAATCTATCGTCTAAGAACCTGCAATCGCGTCCTTCCGAGAGATGTTGATAAAATGAGACCTTGTCTTAATTATCATATTAATATGTGCCAGGGTCCATGTAAAAGCGGAGCTGTTGACCGGGAAGAATACAGAAAGTCGGTGGATGGTGCAGTCGATTTTCTAAATGGTAATTACAAGCCGATACTTGATATGCTTGAGGATCGCATGATGAAAGCTTCCGATGAAATGCGATATGAAGATGCTGCATCCTGGAGGGATCTCTTAAATTCTGTTAAGGCTGTTGCGCAGAAACAGAAAATAACGGCTGCTTCAGATGCCCAGGACAGGGATGTTATAGCCTCCTACGCCGAGGGAGAGGATGCAGTCGTGCAGATATTCTTTGTAAGGAATGGACGTCTTGTCGGAAGAGACCACCATTATATGACAGGTGTGGCTGACAGAACAACTGCAGATATTCAGAACAGTTTTATAAAACAGTTTTATGCCGGAACACCTTTTATACCAAGAGAGATCATGGTAGAAGCTGAACTGGAGGATATGGCGGTCATAGAGGAATGGTTAAGTAAAAAAAGAGGCGGAAGGGTCAGTCTTTTGGTGCCGAAAAGAGGTATGAAGGAAAGGCTTGTAAAACTTGCAAAGAAGAACGCTGAACTTATCCTTTCAACTGACATGGAAAAACTAAAGAAAGACAACGAGAGAACGATCGGCGCAGCTCAGGAACTGGCAGATCTGATAGGAATAGAGAATGCCAGAAGGATTGAGTCTTATGATATTTCCAATATCAGTGGATTTGAATCTGTTGGATCAATGGTAGTTTTTGAAAATGGGAGGGCAAAAAAATCAGATTACAGGAAATTCAGAATAAAGGGAGTTGAAGGTCCGAATGATTATGCAAGCATGGAGGAAGTGCTTACAAGACGCTTTGAGAGACTTTTGAAATCGACTGAGAACGAAGAAGTGGATGATGATGCGGTAATCGGAGATTCATTTTCAAATTTCCCGGATCTTATTCTGATGGACGGAGGCAAGGGACAGGTTAATATTGCGCTTGATGTACTCGCAAAGCTGAATCTGGATATCCCTGTAGCCGGTATGGTTAAGGATGATACTCATTCCACCAGAGGAATATATTATGAAAATATTGAGCAGCCAATAGATACACATTCAGAGAGTTTCAGGCTTGTTACAAGGATTCAGGATGAGACACATCGTTTTGCGATAACCTATCACAGATCTTTACATGCAAAAGGTCAGCTTCATTCGCTCTTAGATGATATTCAGGGGATAGGAGAGACCAGGAGAAAGGCATTGATGAAGGCATTTGGAAGTATCGAGGCAATAAGAGAGGCGGAAGAGAAGGAACTTGCAGAGGTTGATGGAATGAATGCAAGGGCTGCAGAGGCTGTGTATGAGTTCTTTCATAAAGAGAAAGATCGATGA